In Desulfovibrio litoralis DSM 11393, a genomic segment contains:
- a CDS encoding YbaB/EbfC family nucleoid-associated protein: MFGMGDLLKQAQEMQANIQKVQAELANILVDGSSGGGMVKVVCTAGQELVSINIDPVLIDPNEKSMLEDMVQAAVNDALRNAKKRSEEEMAKITNGIKLPGGFNLPAGFKLPF, encoded by the coding sequence ATGTTTGGTATGGGAGATTTATTGAAACAGGCTCAAGAAATGCAAGCCAATATACAAAAAGTGCAGGCAGAGTTAGCGAATATACTTGTTGATGGGAGCAGTGGGGGCGGAATGGTCAAAGTTGTTTGTACGGCAGGGCAAGAGCTTGTCAGTATTAACATAGACCCCGTATTAATAGACCCAAACGAAAAAAGTATGCTTGAAGATATGGTGCAAGCGGCAGTGAATGATGCGTTACGCAATGCAAAAAAGAGATCCGAAGAGGAAATGGCTAAAATCACAAACGGAATTAAGTTGCCGGGTGGTTTTAACTTACCGGCCGGGTTTAAGTTGCCGTTTTAA